One genomic window of Methanosarcina acetivorans C2A includes the following:
- a CDS encoding TrmB family transcriptional regulator, whose translation MSSNLIKNLQKLGFTENEAKIYAVLVCLGQARASEISRAAGVPRAKVYGILRGMGKKGYVRILEGDPILFCCTRPEEMITRIRADFMRSLRETSSGLNALSAEGKMTAP comes from the coding sequence ATGAGTTCGAACTTAATTAAAAATCTCCAGAAGCTAGGTTTTACCGAAAATGAAGCAAAGATTTATGCCGTTCTTGTCTGCCTGGGCCAGGCAAGAGCAAGTGAAATTTCCAGAGCTGCCGGGGTTCCGAGGGCCAAGGTTTATGGCATCCTCAGGGGTATGGGGAAGAAAGGTTACGTCCGGATTCTTGAAGGTGATCCGATCCTCTTTTGCTGCACGCGACCCGAGGAGATGATCACAAGAATCAGGGCTGATTTCATGCGTTCCCTGAGAGAGACCTCTTCCGGGCTTAATGCTTTAAGTGCCGAAGGTAAAATGACAGCTCCCTGA